A DNA window from Hoplias malabaricus isolate fHopMal1 chromosome 5, fHopMal1.hap1, whole genome shotgun sequence contains the following coding sequences:
- the LOC136697451 gene encoding ALK and LTK ligand 2b-like has product MHVLRAPVIVALALLLLSQRVSARPTEETGEESARTRTLLARITQNAVENEHVLEHAQKTENGEQVLEIFPRDLRKKEKFLKHLTGPLYFSPKCRKHVYRLYHNTRDCTIPAYYKRCARLLTRLAGSPRCLES; this is encoded by the exons ATGCACGTGCTGCGTGCTCCTGTCATCGTGGCGCTCGCGCTGCTTCTTCTGTCTCAACGCGTGAGCGCGCGGCCGACGGAGGAGACTGGCGAGGAGAGCGCGCGGACCCGCACGCTGCTGGCGCGGATCACGCAAAACGCCGTAGAGAATGAGCACGTGCTGGAGCACGCGCAGAAGACGGAGAACGGGGAACAAGTACTCG AAATCTTCCCCAGGGACCTCAGAAAGAAGGAGaagtttttaaaacacttaacAG GGCCCCTATACTTCAGTCCAAAATGCAGAAAGCATGTCTACAGGCTCTACCACAACACCAGAGACTGCACCATTCCTGCAT ATTATAAAAGATGTGCGCGACTTCTCACGCGACTGGCAGGAAGTCCGAGGTGCCTAGAGAGCTAA
- the acp1 gene encoding low molecular weight phosphotyrosine protein phosphatase isoform X2 has product MAGGSGKSVLFVCLGNICRSPIAEAVFRKMATDSGVVDKWRIDSAATSTYEIGNPPDHRGQACMKRHGVSMRHVARQVTKEDFTKFDYILCMDESNLRDLNRKANSVKSAQAKIELLGSYDPEEQLIIQDPYYGSDKDFEKVYEQCVRCCKAFLEKNS; this is encoded by the exons ATGGCGGGCGGCAGCGGGAAATCAGTTCTGTTCGTGTGTTTGG GGAACATCTGCAGGTCCCCCATCGCTGAAGCTGTCTTTAGGAAGATGGCGacagacagtggtgtggtgGACAAG tggagGATAGACAGCGCAGCCACCTCTACGTATGAGATCGGAAACCCCCCTGACCACCGCGGCCAGGCCTGCATGAAGAGGCACGGCGTGTCCATGCGGCATGTGGCTCGCCAG GTGACAAAGGAGGACTTTACGAAGTTTGATTACATTCTGTGTATGGATGAAAGCAACTTGAG GGATCTGAACAGAAAAGCGAATTCGGTAAAGAGCGCTCAGGCGAAGATTGAGCTGCTCGGCTCGTACGACCCTGAAGAACAGCTGATTATTCAAGACCCCTACTAT GGGAGCGATAAGGACTTTGAGAAGGTTTATGAACAGTGTGTCAGATGCTGCAAAGCCTTCCTGGAGAAAAactcttaa
- the acp1 gene encoding low molecular weight phosphotyrosine protein phosphatase isoform X1: protein MAGGSGKSVLFVCLGNICRSPIAEAVFRKMATDSGVVDKWVIDSGATSDWNIGSFPDARGLACLRRHGIDSDHRARQVTKEDFTKFDYILCMDESNLRDLNRKANSVKSAQAKIELLGSYDPEEQLIIQDPYYGSDKDFEKVYEQCVRCCKAFLEKNS from the exons ATGGCGGGCGGCAGCGGGAAATCAGTTCTGTTCGTGTGTTTGG GGAACATCTGCAGGTCCCCCATCGCTGAAGCTGTCTTTAGGAAGATGGCGacagacagtggtgtggtgGACAAG TGGGTTATAGACTCTGGTGCTACCTCGGACTGGAATATAGGCAGCTTCCCGGACGCCCGTGGTCTGGCCTGCCTCAGGAGACATGGCATTGACTCAGATCACAGGGCTCGACAG GTGACAAAGGAGGACTTTACGAAGTTTGATTACATTCTGTGTATGGATGAAAGCAACTTGAG GGATCTGAACAGAAAAGCGAATTCGGTAAAGAGCGCTCAGGCGAAGATTGAGCTGCTCGGCTCGTACGACCCTGAAGAACAGCTGATTATTCAAGACCCCTACTAT GGGAGCGATAAGGACTTTGAGAAGGTTTATGAACAGTGTGTCAGATGCTGCAAAGCCTTCCTGGAGAAAAactcttaa